A part of Amycolatopsis lurida genomic DNA contains:
- a CDS encoding HtaA domain-containing protein → MSLRRWGAVLAGVALVGGIAATPAIAADPFTPKVTVTPSAGLDPAGTKIVVKGTGFDPAANDGKGFGLRVGPAKADVRDRAGKDFQVSRLIKKGAVGSQIPVGDDGSWEYTVTVKAEYVASGTTYSAKTQPFSVFVFGWDTPALTWDSTTPLKFTGLGDPGPGDTAPGLGWGLKQSWRSYITRGGGTVTLSNGAALDTAAPNAEPYPYTWKYGSSTVDSGRGTVSYTGQVTYTFEAHTIWDFTVADPRITFSGDGTGTLAAKVGYAFYGTKTAPEKVRAPSDVVLADLKLKAPAQAGDNVFADIESAKLTAEGAAAFAGFYKAGDALDTGRIVFPGKSGPAPTSSAPTSSAPPTPTTTSPACVLTPESVKQGNLLWGFKQSFRRYVGTGSGTSITASDGVEITDIDKIDGTGPPSGAYRWGFDSAQYKSAAEFTTQFRGKVTFAYPGHSFVLSIGRPKVVVAQGKGKLFADVELKTTSGAPSPPINQPGVELASLDLAAAKTSEGAGALSVAGIKVTLGNAEAFAKFYKVGEALDEATVTLGASCASLPSGSVPGPGGGAGSDDLVPEVKYRPNSALAATGVDGGVWLLWGLVLLGAGTGLMLVVRRRRA, encoded by the coding sequence GTGTCCTTGCGAAGATGGGGTGCCGTGCTGGCGGGCGTCGCGCTGGTGGGCGGAATCGCCGCCACCCCGGCGATCGCCGCCGATCCGTTCACGCCCAAGGTGACCGTGACGCCGAGCGCGGGCCTCGACCCGGCAGGTACGAAGATCGTCGTCAAGGGCACCGGTTTCGACCCGGCCGCCAACGACGGAAAGGGCTTCGGCCTGCGCGTGGGCCCGGCGAAGGCCGACGTCCGCGATCGGGCCGGTAAGGATTTCCAGGTCAGCCGCCTGATCAAGAAAGGCGCGGTCGGCAGCCAGATCCCGGTCGGCGACGACGGGAGCTGGGAATACACGGTCACCGTCAAGGCCGAGTACGTCGCGAGTGGCACGACCTACAGCGCGAAGACGCAGCCGTTCAGCGTTTTCGTCTTCGGCTGGGACACCCCGGCGCTCACGTGGGACAGCACGACGCCGTTGAAGTTCACCGGCCTCGGTGATCCCGGTCCGGGAGACACCGCGCCAGGCCTCGGCTGGGGACTCAAGCAGTCCTGGCGGTCCTACATCACCCGGGGCGGTGGCACGGTGACTCTATCGAACGGGGCGGCCTTGGACACCGCGGCGCCGAACGCCGAGCCGTACCCGTACACCTGGAAGTACGGATCGTCCACAGTGGATTCCGGAAGAGGAACGGTCTCGTACACCGGACAGGTCACGTACACCTTCGAAGCGCATACGATCTGGGACTTCACCGTCGCCGACCCGCGGATCACCTTTTCGGGCGACGGCACCGGGACACTCGCCGCAAAGGTCGGTTATGCCTTCTACGGGACCAAAACCGCGCCGGAGAAGGTGCGGGCACCGTCCGACGTCGTGCTGGCGGACCTCAAGCTGAAGGCTCCGGCACAGGCCGGGGACAACGTCTTCGCCGACATCGAGTCGGCGAAACTGACGGCCGAGGGTGCCGCGGCGTTCGCCGGCTTCTACAAGGCGGGGGACGCGCTCGACACGGGCCGGATCGTCTTCCCAGGCAAGAGCGGACCCGCTCCCACGTCGAGCGCGCCTACCAGTTCGGCTCCGCCCACGCCGACGACGACTTCTCCGGCGTGCGTGCTCACCCCGGAATCGGTGAAGCAGGGAAACCTGTTGTGGGGCTTCAAACAGAGCTTCCGCCGCTACGTCGGGACCGGTTCGGGCACGTCGATCACCGCTTCGGACGGTGTCGAGATCACCGACATCGACAAGATCGACGGGACGGGACCGCCGAGCGGGGCCTACCGGTGGGGCTTCGACAGCGCTCAGTACAAGTCGGCGGCGGAGTTCACGACGCAGTTCCGCGGCAAGGTGACGTTCGCTTACCCGGGGCACTCCTTCGTGTTGTCGATCGGGCGGCCGAAGGTGGTCGTGGCGCAGGGCAAGGGCAAGCTCTTCGCCGATGTGGAGCTGAAGACGACCAGCGGGGCGCCGTCTCCGCCGATCAACCAGCCGGGTGTCGAGCTCGCTTCGCTGGACCTCGCGGCGGCGAAGACCAGCGAGGGCGCGGGCGCGCTGAGCGTCGCCGGGATCAAGGTGACCTTGGGGAACGCGGAGGCGTTCGCGAAGTTCTACAAGGTCGGGGAGGCGCTCGACGAGGCGACGGTGACCCTGGGTGCTTCTTGCGCGAGCCTGCCCAGCGGCTCGGTGCCCGGTCCGGGCGGGGGTGCGGGGTCTGACGACCTGGTACCTGAGGTGAAGTACCGGCCGAACTCGGCGCTCGCGGCCACCGGAGTCGACGGCGGCGTCTGGCTGCTGTGGGGCTTGGTGCTGCTGGGTGCCGGCACCGGGCTGATGCTGGTAGTCAGGCGCAGGAGGGCGTAG
- a CDS encoding heme oxygenase (biliverdin-producing), whose product MPVTTDVESGPFSATLRASTLPAHERANHSEYMNALLGGELTRDGYTRLAIQYYFIYQAIEQAADKLAKDPVAGKFVFEELRRLPSLERDLEHLVGPDWRETIRPLPSTERYARRVAEASDWSGGFVAHHYTRYLGDIAGGQVIRRLLERKYELTDAGSLFYHFDQLGSAPKFRDDYREQLNSAPWTEDERARLIDEAIVAFECNIAVFDELASELDAYRAA is encoded by the coding sequence ATGCCGGTGACCACCGACGTCGAATCCGGGCCGTTCTCCGCGACCCTGCGCGCCTCCACCCTGCCCGCCCACGAGCGGGCCAACCACTCCGAGTACATGAACGCGCTGCTCGGCGGCGAGCTCACGCGCGACGGGTACACCCGGCTGGCGATCCAGTACTACTTCATCTACCAGGCCATCGAGCAGGCCGCCGACAAGCTGGCGAAAGACCCCGTGGCGGGCAAGTTCGTCTTCGAGGAGTTGCGGCGGCTGCCGAGCCTCGAACGCGACCTCGAACACCTCGTCGGCCCGGACTGGCGCGAGACCATCCGGCCGCTGCCCTCGACGGAGCGTTACGCGCGGCGCGTGGCCGAGGCGTCGGACTGGTCCGGCGGCTTCGTCGCCCACCACTACACGCGCTACCTCGGCGACATCGCCGGCGGGCAGGTCATCCGGCGGCTACTGGAGCGCAAGTACGAGCTGACGGACGCGGGTTCGCTGTTCTACCACTTCGACCAGCTGGGCAGCGCGCCCAAGTTCCGGGACGACTACCGCGAGCAGCTGAACTCGGCGCCGTGGACCGAGGATGAGCGCGCGCGGCTCATCGACGAGGCCATCGTGGCCTTCGAGTGCAACATCGCGGTGTTCGACGAGCTGGCGAGCGAGCTGGACGCGTACCGGGCCGCCTGA